Proteins from a single region of Chryseobacterium scophthalmum:
- a CDS encoding 3-oxoacyl-ACP synthase III family protein, whose amino-acid sequence MPNTIIIGSGSYLPNRIIGRDFFLDSEFYTEDGVKIDKPAEETIAKFVEITEIENRRFIDEDLSNSQIGFEAAKIAIADANIDQEELDYIIYASNFGEVTVNGYVDFMPTMAARVKNKLGIKNRKCITYDMIFGCPGWVEAMILADNLIKANVAKTILVIGAETLSRVTDPHDRNRMIFADGAGAVVVKATDEENVGIIAHNTICDNGVELNYLANGPSINEESDQTRLFVRMQGRKIYEYALKNVPAAIKETIEDAKLSIEDIDKILIHQANAKMDYAMIDRLHKLYDVKDYDHSVSPMTVQDLGNTSVATIPTMFDLIIKGKMEGHTFKDKGNIVMTSVGAGMNINAIVYKFP is encoded by the coding sequence ATGCCAAATACGATCATTATTGGTTCCGGATCTTATCTTCCGAATAGAATAATTGGAAGGGATTTTTTCTTAGATTCAGAGTTTTATACAGAAGACGGGGTGAAGATTGACAAACCTGCTGAGGAAACTATTGCAAAATTTGTAGAAATTACAGAAATAGAAAACAGGAGATTTATTGACGAAGATCTTTCAAATTCACAAATCGGTTTTGAAGCTGCAAAAATTGCTATTGCAGACGCAAATATAGACCAGGAAGAGCTTGATTATATTATCTACGCAAGTAATTTTGGTGAAGTTACCGTAAACGGATATGTAGATTTTATGCCGACAATGGCTGCAAGAGTTAAAAATAAACTGGGCATTAAAAACAGAAAATGTATTACTTATGATATGATTTTCGGTTGTCCGGGCTGGGTTGAAGCGATGATTTTGGCTGATAATTTAATTAAAGCTAATGTTGCAAAAACCATCCTTGTCATTGGAGCTGAAACTTTAAGCAGAGTAACCGATCCGCACGATAGAAACAGAATGATTTTCGCAGACGGAGCCGGAGCTGTAGTAGTAAAAGCGACTGACGAAGAAAATGTAGGGATTATTGCTCATAATACAATCTGTGATAATGGTGTTGAGCTTAATTATCTTGCAAACGGACCTTCTATCAACGAAGAATCAGATCAGACTCGTTTATTTGTAAGAATGCAGGGAAGAAAAATTTATGAGTACGCTCTTAAAAATGTTCCTGCAGCTATTAAAGAAACTATCGAAGACGCAAAATTGTCTATTGAAGACATCGACAAAATATTGATTCACCAAGCGAATGCTAAAATGGATTATGCAATGATAGACAGACTTCACAAGCTTTATGATGTGAAAGATTACGATCATTCTGTATCTCCTATGACAGTTCAGGATTTGGGAAATACCTCTGTAGCAACAATTCCTACCATGTTTGATTTAATAATTAAAGGAAAAATGGAGGGTCATACGTTTAAAGATAAAGGGAACATTGTGATGACTTCGGTTGGAGCCGGAATGAACATCAATGCGATCGTTTATAAATTTCCATAA
- the ubiE gene encoding bifunctional demethylmenaquinone methyltransferase/2-methoxy-6-polyprenyl-1,4-benzoquinol methylase UbiE produces the protein MTKDINQVTPYNSESSKKSQVEDMFDNIAPKYDLLNHVLSMKIDVLWRNKLVKWMNHDSPKETLDVATGTGDLAIAVEKGTGAKVVGLDLSQQMLNVGVIKIKKLNLDGKISMQKGDAENLPFEDNRFDAVSVAFGVRNFENLTKGLAELRRVVKENKSVYILEFSKVEGFLGPFYMFYFKNILPAIGRLVSKDNRAYTYLPDSVNAFPFGEKMRQILLDTGFKKVEYKKLSLGIATIYKATK, from the coding sequence TTGACAAAAGATATCAACCAAGTAACGCCTTACAATTCTGAATCTAGCAAAAAGAGTCAGGTAGAGGATATGTTCGACAACATTGCGCCTAAATACGATTTATTAAACCACGTTTTGTCTATGAAAATAGATGTATTGTGGAGAAATAAACTGGTAAAATGGATGAATCACGACAGCCCGAAAGAAACGTTGGATGTCGCTACAGGAACCGGAGATTTGGCCATTGCGGTAGAAAAAGGAACCGGTGCAAAAGTAGTGGGATTAGATTTGTCGCAACAAATGTTAAATGTTGGCGTTATTAAAATAAAAAAACTTAATTTAGACGGCAAAATTTCCATGCAAAAGGGCGATGCAGAAAATTTACCTTTCGAGGACAATAGATTTGATGCTGTTTCCGTTGCTTTTGGAGTGAGGAATTTTGAGAACCTTACCAAAGGTTTGGCAGAGTTGAGAAGAGTGGTTAAAGAAAATAAGAGTGTTTATATTCTTGAGTTTTCAAAGGTAGAGGGTTTTTTAGGACCATTTTATATGTTTTATTTCAAAAATATTTTGCCGGCAATCGGCAGATTGGTTTCTAAAGACAACAGGGCGTATACTTATCTTCCCGATTCTGTAAATGCATTTCCTTTTGGAGAAAAGATGAGACAAATTCTTTTAGATACAGGATTTAAAAAAGTAGAATACAAAAAATTAAGTTTAGGTATAGCCACAATTTATAAAGCAACAAAATAA
- the porT gene encoding type IX secretion/gliding motility protein PorT/SprT produces MNKFLLKALVLASVSFATVANAQFRTRNRMDKLEDFDQKKVSWGFYLNGNLLDYRIVLNPRYGMYENHNLVSSKESTSFGAGLIAKFRLNDYLDVRVEPGLQFAQRQLTFNTQSNNIYSDGSLTNPPFIPIALTEKDRVRDIKSTLVDIPVMLELHGDRWYNSRPYVAAGVNYIVNLQSNSDSQDDNMQQVFRSTTHNFAWSAEMGIQFYFNKFKLTPAIRGTFFMNNEMVSDNASTPPYWSAAVSTLQTRAVMFVLKFE; encoded by the coding sequence ATGAATAAATTTCTATTAAAAGCTCTGGTTTTAGCCTCAGTAAGTTTTGCAACAGTTGCAAATGCTCAATTTAGAACCCGTAACAGGATGGACAAGTTGGAAGACTTTGACCAGAAAAAAGTGAGTTGGGGTTTTTATCTGAATGGTAATTTACTGGATTATAGAATTGTACTCAACCCAAGATACGGAATGTATGAAAATCATAATTTGGTATCTTCAAAAGAAAGCACAAGCTTTGGGGCGGGTCTTATAGCCAAATTCAGATTAAATGATTATTTAGATGTAAGAGTAGAGCCAGGTTTGCAGTTTGCTCAGAGACAACTGACTTTTAATACCCAATCAAATAATATTTATAGTGATGGAAGTTTAACGAATCCTCCTTTCATTCCGATTGCTTTAACAGAAAAAGATAGGGTAAGAGATATTAAATCTACTTTGGTAGATATTCCTGTTATGTTGGAATTACACGGAGACAGATGGTACAACTCAAGACCATATGTTGCAGCTGGTGTGAATTATATTGTTAATTTACAGTCAAACTCAGATTCTCAGGATGATAACATGCAGCAGGTTTTCAGATCAACAACGCACAATTTTGCTTGGTCTGCAGAGATGGGAATTCAGTTCTATTTTAATAAATTTAAATTAACTCCCGCAATCAGAGGTACATTTTTCATGAATAACGAAATGGTTTCTGATAATGCTTCAACGCCTCCATATTGGTCTGCAGCAGTTTCTACACTACAAACAAGAGCGGTTATGTTTGTTTTGAAATTTGAATAA
- the rny gene encoding ribonuclease Y, which produces MTTAIIVGVICLVIGAVAGMFFSKSSLNTKAKFIVDDAKKNAENLIEKANVQAESIKKEKNLQAKEKFLELKSEHDADIQAREKKMQDAEKRTKDKENKLNDELSKAGKLEKDLDRQIADYAKKNEILEKKQSDLEQATAKKVEMLEKISNYTAEEAKAELVETMRAEAKTRAQAHVQSIMEEAQLNAKSEARKIVIQTIQRIGTEQAIENSVSVFNIESDEVKGRIIGREGRNIRALEAVTGVEIIVDDTPEAILLSCFDPVRREIARLSLHRLVTDGRIHPARIEEVVEKTRKQIEEEIIEVGKRTIIDLGIHGLHPELVKIVGRMKYRSSYGQNLLQHSREVANIAATMAAELGLNVKLAKRAGLLHDIGKVPEQESELPHALLGMQWAEKYGENAEVINAIGAHHDEVEMTSLLSPIIQVADAISGARPGARRQVLESYIQRLKDLEAAALSFEGVSSAYAIQAGRELRVMVESSRINDEMSSQLSYDISEKIQNELTYPGQVKVTVIRETRTVNIAR; this is translated from the coding sequence ATGACAACAGCCATTATAGTAGGCGTTATTTGCTTAGTAATCGGTGCAGTAGCAGGGATGTTTTTCTCTAAAAGTTCACTGAATACAAAAGCTAAATTCATTGTAGATGATGCAAAAAAGAACGCTGAAAACCTTATAGAAAAAGCTAATGTACAAGCTGAATCCATAAAAAAAGAAAAGAATCTTCAAGCTAAAGAAAAATTCTTAGAACTAAAGTCAGAGCACGATGCAGATATTCAGGCTCGCGAAAAGAAAATGCAGGACGCTGAAAAAAGAACGAAAGACAAAGAAAATAAGCTGAATGACGAGCTTAGCAAAGCAGGGAAATTAGAAAAAGATTTAGACAGACAGATTGCTGATTATGCTAAGAAAAACGAAATTTTAGAAAAAAAGCAAAGCGATCTGGAGCAGGCAACTGCTAAGAAAGTTGAAATGCTTGAAAAGATTTCAAACTATACTGCAGAAGAAGCTAAAGCAGAATTGGTGGAAACCATGAGAGCAGAAGCAAAAACCAGAGCTCAGGCGCATGTTCAGAGCATTATGGAAGAAGCTCAGTTGAATGCGAAAAGCGAAGCAAGAAAAATCGTTATTCAGACTATTCAGAGAATTGGTACAGAACAGGCGATTGAAAATTCAGTTTCGGTATTTAATATTGAGTCTGATGAAGTAAAAGGTAGAATTATCGGTAGAGAAGGTAGAAATATCCGTGCTTTGGAAGCAGTTACAGGTGTAGAAATCATCGTTGATGATACTCCGGAAGCTATTCTTCTTTCATGTTTTGATCCGGTAAGAAGAGAGATTGCAAGACTATCACTTCACAGATTGGTTACAGACGGTAGAATTCACCCTGCAAGAATTGAAGAAGTTGTAGAAAAGACAAGAAAACAAATCGAAGAAGAAATTATCGAAGTTGGTAAAAGAACCATTATCGATTTAGGAATTCACGGTTTGCATCCTGAATTGGTGAAAATCGTTGGTAGAATGAAATACCGTTCTTCATACGGACAAAACCTTTTACAGCACTCAAGAGAAGTTGCCAACATCGCTGCAACAATGGCTGCAGAATTAGGATTAAACGTAAAATTAGCTAAAAGAGCAGGTCTTTTACACGATATCGGTAAAGTTCCTGAGCAGGAATCTGAACTTCCACACGCACTTTTAGGAATGCAATGGGCTGAAAAATATGGTGAAAATGCAGAAGTAATCAATGCAATCGGAGCTCACCACGACGAAGTAGAAATGACTTCTTTATTGTCTCCAATCATTCAGGTTGCCGATGCAATTTCTGGAGCAAGACCGGGAGCAAGAAGACAGGTTTTAGAATCTTATATCCAAAGACTAAAAGATCTTGAAGCTGCAGCATTAAGTTTTGAAGGTGTTTCTTCAGCTTATGCAATTCAGGCGGGTAGAGAACTGAGAGTTATGGTAGAAAGTAGTAGAATAAACGACGAAATGTCTTCTCAGCTTTCTTACGATATTTCAGAGAAAATTCAGAATGAATTGACTTATCCGGGACAAGTAAAAGTAACGGTAATCAGAGAAACAAGAACGGTAAATATCGCAAGATAA
- a CDS encoding cell division protein ZapA → MEVRRITINIAGRVYPLNVPAAEEETLRKVGKQIENMIKDFEQNFDVRDKQDALAMCALKLGTNAEVVALNHDKNIKSTNERLTEINRSLDDIGK, encoded by the coding sequence ATGGAGGTAAGGAGAATAACCATCAACATTGCAGGAAGAGTATATCCGCTAAATGTACCCGCAGCAGAAGAAGAAACTCTGCGTAAAGTGGGGAAGCAAATAGAAAATATGATTAAAGATTTTGAACAAAATTTTGATGTAAGAGATAAACAGGATGCTTTGGCAATGTGTGCCCTAAAACTGGGAACCAACGCAGAAGTAGTTGCTCTGAATCATGATAAAAATATAAAATCAACCAACGAAAGATTAACAGAAATTAATCGGTCACTGGACGATATAGGAAAATAG